GGCCGGCGGCGATCAGGCTGACCATGAAGGCGAAGGCCGCCACACCGCCGTGCGAGGACGCCGCCGCCCAGGCCGACTCGATGATGGTGTCCTTCGAGTAGAAGCCGGCGAGGCCCAGGTGCAGGCTGGGAATGCCGAAGCCGGTGATGGCCAGGGTGCCGATGGTCATGACCGCGTAGGTCACCGGGAGGTAACGCCAGAGGCCGCCCATACGCCGCATGTCCTGCTCGTGGTGCATGCCGTGGATCACCGAGCCGGCGCCCAGGAACAGCAGCGCCTTGAAGAAGGCGTGCGTGAAGAGGTGGAACATCGCCGCCTGGTAGGCGCCCACGCCGGCGGCGAAGAACATGTAGCCGAGCTGGGAACAGGTCGAATAGGCGATGACCCGCTTGATGTCGTTCTGGGCGAGACCCACCGTGGCGGCGAACAGGGCCGTGACGGCGCCGATCAGGGTGACGATGTCCCGGGCCACCGGGGCGGCCTCGAACATGGGCGACAAGAGGCAGACCATGTAGACGCCGGCCGTCACCATGGTGGCGGCGTGGATCAGGGCCGAGACGGGGGTCGGGCCCTCCATGGCGTCGGGCAGCCAGGTGTGCAGGAAGAACTGCGCCGACTTGCCCATGGCCCCGATGAAGAGGAGGCCCGCGGCGAGGTCCACCGCTGACCAGTCGTAGCCGATGAAGCGCCACTTGGACCCGGCGATCTCGTCAATGTGCGAGAAGACCTCGGCGAACTGGATCGAGCCAAACATCCAGAAGACGGTCATGATGCCGAGGGCGAAGCCGAAGTCGCCGACCCGGTTCACCACGAAGGCCTTGATGGAGGCGGCGTTTGCGCTGTCCTTGTGGTGCCAGAAACCGATCAGGAGGTAGGAGGCGAGGCCCACGCCCTCCCAACCGAAGAACAGCTGCATGAAGTCGGCGGCGGTCACCAGGGCCAGCATGGCGAAGGTGAACAGGGACAGGTAGGCGAAGAAGCGCGGCCGGGAGGGATCCTCAGCCATGTAGCCCCAGCTGTAGATGTGCACGAGGGCCGAGACGCTGGTCACCACCACCAGCATGACGGCGGACAGGCCGTCGAGGCGGATGGCCCAGTTGGAGATGAACTCGCCCACATGGATGAAGGGGGCGATCGTCAGGGTGAAGGGCTGGAGCCCGCCCCAGGTCCACTGGGCGAAGACCACCCAGGACAGGACGGCGGACAGGACCAGGAGGCCCGTGGTCACCGCCTGGGAGGCCAGGGCCCCAAGGCGGGAGCCGAAGAGGCCGGCGATGAGGGCTCCGGCCAGCGGGCCGAAGACGATCAGGGGAAGAAGGGCTTGCGCAGTCATCTCGGGAAATCAGCCCTTCATCACGGAGGCGTCGTCCACGGCGATGTCCCCGCGGTTTCGGAAGAAGGTCACCAGGATGGCCAGGCCCACGGCGGCCTCGGCCGCCGCCACGGTCAGGATGAACATGGCGTAGATCTGGCCGACGGCGTTGTGCAGGAAGGCCGAGAAGGCGACGAAATTGATGTTCACCGCCAGCAGGATGAGCTCGATCGACATCAGGATGACGATGATGTTCTTCCGGTTCACGAAGATCCCGAACACCCCGATGGTGAACAGGATGGCGGCGACCGCCAGGTAGTGGGACAGACCGATGATCATTCCTGGACCCCTTCACCCGGCTTGACCGAGACGACGCGCATGCCGGTGGCCGGCGTGCGGGCCACCTGGTCGGCGATGACCTGGCGCTTGACCCCGGGCTTGTGCCGGAGGGTCAGGACGATGGCCCCGATCATGGCCACCAGCAGGACCAGGCCCGCCGCCTGGAAGAAATAGACGTAGTCGGTGTAGAGCACCCGGCCGATGGCCTCGGCGTTCGGGGCGTCAGGCGTCGCGGCCAGGGGCCCCTGCGAGTCTCCGGCGGCGCCGCGGTTGGCGACCACGGCGGAGACCGCCACCATCTCGAAGGCCAGTATGCCGGCGACGGCCGCCCCGAGGGGCATGGACCGCGCGAAGCCCTGGCGCAGGGCGGCGAAGTCCACGTCCAGCATCATGACGACGAACAGAAAGAGGACGGCGACCGCGCCGACGTAGACGACCACCAGCAGCATGGCCAGGAACTCCGCCCCCATGAGGACGAACAGGCCCGCCGCCGAGAAGAAGGCGAGGATTAGGAAGAGGACGGAGTGCACGGGGTTGCGGGCCGAGACCACGCCGAACCCCGCCGCGATCGTCACCGCCGCCAGCAGATAGAATGCGATTGCCTGCAAGGCCACCGGGTTCAGCCCCTCTTCTTGGACCACCGGGCTCCCGGAAGGGAGGCGGCGGGGTTTCAGTGCGTTCGGAATCGCCGCCCGGGTCTACCGGTAGGGCGCGTCCAGTTCCAGATTCTTGGCGATCTCCCGCTCCCAACGGTCCCCGTTATCGAGCAGGCGTTCCTTGTCGTAGTAGAGCTCCTCGCGGGTCTCGACCGCGAATTCGATGTTCGGACCCTCGACGATGGCGTCCACCGGGCAGGCCTCCTGGCACAGGCCGCAGTAGATGCACTTGACCATGTCGATGTCGTAGCGGGTCGTCCGGCGGCTGCCGTCCTCGCGCGGTTCGGCCTCGATGGTGATGGCCTGGGCGGGGCAGATGGCCTCGCACAGCTTGCAGGCGATGCAGCGCTCCTCGCCGCTGGGATAGCGCCGCAGGGCGTGCTCGCCGCGGAAGCGCGGCGACTGTGGGCCGCGCTCGTAAGGATAGATCACGGTGGCCTTGGGGCGGACCATGTAGACCATGGCCATGCCGAAGGCGCCGATGAAGTCCGAAAGGGCCGCGCCCCGGATGGCCTGGGAAATGCGATTCAGCATGACGTCCTACTTTCCCCTGCACTCGTAGCCGGACAGACGCCGGTCGTTCCCGCCCGGCTTCAGGGCCAGGTCCTTGCCTTCGGCCGTGCACCGTTCGCGCATCTGGCGAAGGGAGTCATAGTTCGCCACGTCCCCGTCGGGAGCGGCGCCGGGCGTCGCGCAGCCCGCCAGGAGCAGAACCGCCGCCAAACCGAGGAAGGAAGGCCGGAAGGGTTTCATGCGCCGGGATGCCCCAGGACGCGCCAGCCGGCGACCAGCACCACGGCGACTAGGGAGATGGGCAGGAAGACCTTCCAGCCCAGCCGCATCAGCTGGTCGTAGCGGTAACGGGGCACGATGGCCTTCACCATGGCGAACAGGAAGAAGAAGAAAATGATCTTCAGGAACAGCCACATGAAGCCATAGAAGCTCTGGGCCGTGGGCGACCACTCGCGCACGAATGCCAGGTCCACCGGCGCCTGCCATCCCCCGAAGAAGAGGATGGAGATCATGGCGCACATGAGGACGATGTTGGCCAGTTCGCCGATCATGAAGAGCAGGAAGGGCGAGGACGAGTACTCGACCTGGTAGCCGGCCACGAGCTCGGACTCCGCCTCGGGCAGGTCGAAGGGCGGCCGGTTGGTCTCGGCCAGGGCCGAGATGAAGAAGATCACCGACATCGGGATCATGATGATGGCGATGGGGAGGTTCTGCAGGCCGCCGCCGAACACGTTCCAGTTCCAGAAGCCGCCCGCCTGCTTCTCGACGATCTGGGTCAGGTTCATCGTGCCGGCCAGCAGGATGACCGTGATGATCACGAAACCGATGGAAACCTCGTAGGACACCATCTGCGCCGCGGACCGCAGGCTGCCCAGGAAGGGGTACTTCGAGTTCGAAGCCCAGCCCCCCATGATGATGCCGTAGACGCCCAGGGAGGAGATGGCGAAGAGGTAGAGGACCCCGACATTGATGTCCGACACCACCCAGCCCGGCGCCAGGGGGATGACCGCCCAGCCCACCAGGGCCAGGGCGAAGGTCAGGACCGGCGCCAGGAGGAAGACGAACTTGTCCGCCCCGTCGGGGATGACGATTTCCTTCAGGATGAACTTGATCAGGTCGGCGAAGGACTGGAGCAGGCCGAATGGCCCGACGACGTTCGGGCCCTTTCGCATCTGGACACCGGCCCAGATCTTGCGGTCGCCGTACATGAAGAAGGCCAGCGACATCAGAAGCCACCCGAGGACGGCCAGGATCTGGAGGAAGGTGATCAGGGTCCAGCCGCCCGGCGTGGCCCAGAAGGATTGCGCCGCGTCCATGCCCTACTCCGCCGCCAGTTTCGCCGGGCCCGCCGCCAGGGCGGCGCACTCGGCCATGGTCACGCTGGCGCGCGCGACCGGATTGGTGAGATGGAAGGCCTTCACGGCGCTGGCGAGCGGCGCATTGCCGAGGTCACCCTGCGCGCCGATGGCCGACAGGTAAGCCTGGCCGCGGGGCGCCCAGTCGATCTGGCCGAAGGTGGGGTGCTCGGCGAAGAGCCGTGCCCGAAGCTGGTCGAGGCTGTCGTAAGGCAGGGTCTTGCCAAGGCGCTCGGACAGGGCGCGCAGGATGGTCCAGTCCTCGCGGGCCTCGCCCTTGGGGAAGACCGCCCGCTGGCCCATCTGCACCCGGCCCTCGAGGTTGACGTAGAGCCCGTCCTTCTCGGTGTAGGCCGCGCCGGGCAGGATCAGGTCCGCCGCATGGGCGCCGGCGTCGCCGTGCGAGCCAAGATAGATGCGGAAGGCGTCGGAGGCCGACAGGTCGATCTCGTCCGCGCCAAGAAGGAAGAGCACGTCGAGCGCGCCCTTGGCCGTCATGGCGCGGGCGTCGAGGCCACCCTCCCCCGGCACGAAGCCCATGTCCAAGCCGCCGACCCGCGAGGCGGCGGTGTGAAGGACATTCCAGCTCATGCCAAAGGCCTTGGCGAGCTGGGCGGCGGCGTGGGCGACGGCGGCGCCGTTGGGCCCCGACAGGGCGCCGGCGCCGATGACCAGGGCGGGCGACTTCGCGCCCTTCAAGACCTTGGCGAAGCCCGATCGGGACTTGGCCAGGGCGGTCAGAGCCGCCGCCGTATCGCCGAGGTGCTCGTAGTCGTAGGTCAGGTCCGCAGCCTCGCCCACCAAGCCGACGGCGAGGTCGCCGGCAAGCCAGCGACGACGCAGGCGGGCGTTCAGAACCGGGGCTTCGAACCGGGGGTTGGTTCCGACGAGCAGGATCGCATCGGTCTCGTCGAGACCGGCGATCCCGGCGTTGAAGAGCCAGGATTCCCGGGGACCGGCGCCCAGGGCCATGCCGTCCTGACGGCAGTCGGTGTTGGCCGAGCCGAGGGCGCGGAAGAGATCGACGGTCGCCTTCATGGACTCTGCGTCCTGCAGGTCGCCGGCGATGGCGCCGATGCGATCCGGCTTTGCCTTGGAAAGGCGCTCAGCAGCCAGGGCCAGGGCCTCGGCCCAGGTCGCGGGACGCAGGCGGCCGTTCTCGCGGATGTAGGGAGAGTCCAGGCGCTGGCGGGACAGGCCGTCGACGGCGAAGCGGGTCTTGTCGGAGATCCACTCCTCGTTGACGTCCTCGTTGATGCGCGGAAGCACCCGCAGGACCGCTGGGCCGCGGCTGTCGACGCGGATGGCCGCGCCCATGGCGTCCATCACGTCGACGGTCTCGGTCTTCTTCAGCTCCCAGGGACGGGCGTTGAAGGCGTAGGGCTTGGAGGTCAGGGCGCCGACCGGGCAGAGGTCGATGACATTCCCCGAGAGCTCGGAGGTGACGGCGCTACCCAGATAGGTCGTGATTTCAACGTCTTCGCCGCGCGAGATGAGGCCGATCTCGGGCACGCCGGCGACTTCGGTGATGAAGCGCACGCAGCGGGTGCACTGGATGCACCGGGTCATGACCGTGTTGATGAGGGGGCCCATGGCCTTTTCCTCTACGGCCCGCTTGTTCAGCGCAAAGCGGCTGTCGTCGCGGCCATAGCCCATGGCCTGGTCCTGGAGGTCGCACTCGCCCCCCTGGTCGCAGATCGGACAGTCCAGGGGGTGGTTGATGAGGAGGAACTCCATCACCCCCTCGCGGGCCTTCTTCACCATCGGCGTGTTGGTGAAGATCTCCTGGTTGTCCGCGGCCGGAAGGGCGCATGAGGCCTGGGGCTTGGGGGGCCCAGGCTTCACCTCGACCAGGCACATCCGGCAGTTGCCAGCGATGGACAGGCGCTCGTGGTAGCAGAACCGCGGGATTTCCTCCCCGGCCAGTTCCGCCACCTGCAGGACCGTCATGCCGGGCTCGAACTCGACCTCGACGCCGTTGACCTTGGCTTTCGGCATCTCAGCTCACTCCGCGGCCTGCAGGGACGCGCCCTGCACGTGCGGGCGGCCCGCACGATAGTTGGTGATCCGCTCCTCCACCTCGTGGCGGAAATGGCGGAAGAGCCCCTGGATCGGCCAGGCGGCGGCGTCGCCGAGGCCGCATATGGTGTGGCCCTCGATCTGGCTGGCGACGTCGAGGAGCATGTCGATCTCCTTCATGTCCGCCTCGCCTGTGGCCATGCGCTCCATGACCCGCCACATCCAGCCCGTGCCCTCGCGGCAGGGCGTACACTGCCCGCAGCTCTCGTGCTTGTAGAAGTAGGACAGGCGGGCGATGGCGCGGACGATGTCGGTGGACTGGTCCATGACGATGACCGCCGCCGTGCCGAGGCCCGACTTCAGGGACGACAGGGAGTCGAAATCCATCAGGGCCGTCTCAGCCTCGTGCGCCGGGATCATCCGGACCGAGGACCCGCCGGGGATCACCGCCTTGAGGTTGCCCCAGCCCCCGCGGACGCCGCCGCAGTGATCCTCGAGCAGCTGCTTGAGGGGGATGGACATGGTCTCCTCGACCACGCAGGGCTGGTTCACGTGGCCGGAGATGGCCATGAGCTTGGTGCCGGTGTTGTTTGGACGGCCGAAGCCGGCGAACCACGAAGCGCCGCGGCGCAGGATGGTCCCCACAACCGAGATCGACTCGACGTTGTTGATCGTGGTCGGGCACCCGTAGATGCCGGCGCCCGCCGGGAAGGGCGGCTTCAGGCGCGGCTGGCCCTTCTTGCCCTCGAGGCTTTCCATGAGGGCGGTCTCGTCGCCGCAGATGTAGGCGCCGCCGCCGTGGGTGACGAAGAGGTCGAAGTCCCAGCCATGGACATTGCCCTTGCCGATCAGCTTGGCCTCGTAGGCCTGCTTGATCGCGGCTTCCAGGCGCTCGCGCTCGTGCACGTATTCGCCACGGATGTAGATGTAACAGGCGTGGGCGCGGATGGCGTAGCTGGCGATCAGGGCGCCCTCGATCAGCAGGTGCGGATCATTGCGCAGGATCTCGCGGTCCTTGCAGGTGCCCGGCTCGGACTCGTCGGCGTTGATGACCAGGTAGTGCGGACGCTCACCCTCGGACTTGGGCATGAAGGTCCACTTCAGGCCGGTGGAGAAGCCCGCCCCGCCACGGCCGCGCAGGCCCGAGGCCTTGACCTGGTCGCAGACCCACTCAGGGCTCTGTTCCAGGATCAGCCGGGTGCCGTTCCAGGCGCCGCGCCGCTTCGCTCCCTCAAGGCCCCAGTCGTGGAGGCCGTAGAGGTTGGTGAAGATCCGGTCCTTGTCTTCGAGAATGCCGACCACGATGCGCCCCTAAGCCTCCAGACCGATCCGGCTCACGCCGGCCGTCGAACCCCGCCCGATCACTGCGCCGCCTCCTTCGCCTTGCCGCGTTTCTTCGGCTCGGCGTTGGGGATGGACTTCAGCGCCTTGGCCGCCGAGCCGTCATAGAGGGACGGATCGGACAGGACCTTGGCCCCGCCCTCCGGAGCAGAACCCTGGCGGCCGATGACCGAACCCGGCGCCCGCGGCTTGCCGGCGATGAACTCGTCGAGGACCTGCTCGAAGGTCTCAGGCGTCAGGTCCTCGTAGTAATAGTCATTGATGGCGGCCATGGGCGCGTTCGAGCAGGCCCCAAGGCATTCCACCTCCTGCCAGGTCACCTTGCCGTCGGCGGACAGGTGGTCGCGGTCGCCGAACCGGCGCTGGCAGACGGCCTTCAGGTCATTGGCGCCCCGCAGCATGCAGGGGGTGGTGCCGCAGACCTGCACGAGGGCGTGGGAGCCCACGGGCTCCAGCATGAACATCGTATAGAAGGTGGCGATCTCGTAGACGCGGATCACCGGCATGCCGAGGGTTTCGGCCACCAGGCGGATCGAGGGCTCGGAAACCCAGCCCTGCTGCTTCTGGACCAGCCAGAGAAGCGGGATCACGGCGGACTGCTGGCGGCCTTCGGGGAACTTGGCGATCCACCACTTCACCTGCTTCAGGCTCTCGGCGCTGAAGGCGAAGCTGTCGGGCTGGTTGGCGGCTAGCCTGCGGACGCTCACGTAACCGGCCTCACTTGATGAAGTCGACGCGCACGATCCGCGCGTCCGAAACGGTGTAGATGGCGGCCACCTCGAAGGGATCGGCCCCCGGCGCGCGGAACACCCGCTCGTGGTCGATCACGTGATGGCCCACCACCATGCGGTTGAGCAGCTCGGCCCGGTTCTGCGGGAAGTCGGCGAAAACCTGGCGATACTTCTCGCGATAGGCGTCGATGCCCGAGATCGTGACGGCGCCGTTGAAGTCGGCGACCACCACGTCATCGGCGAAGGCCGCGCAGTGGGCGTCGAGGTCCTGGGCGTTGTAGGCCGTGAACTGGGCCTCGACGACG
The sequence above is a segment of the Phenylobacterium parvum genome. Coding sequences within it:
- a CDS encoding NADH-quinone oxidoreductase subunit J — protein: MALQAIAFYLLAAVTIAAGFGVVSARNPVHSVLFLILAFFSAAGLFVLMGAEFLAMLLVVVYVGAVAVLFLFVVMMLDVDFAALRQGFARSMPLGAAVAGILAFEMVAVSAVVANRGAAGDSQGPLAATPDAPNAEAIGRVLYTDYVYFFQAAGLVLLVAMIGAIVLTLRHKPGVKRQVIADQVARTPATGMRVVSVKPGEGVQE
- a CDS encoding nuclear transport factor 2 family protein produces the protein MSAPVCITPFDVVEAQFTAYNAQDLDAHCAAFADDVVVADFNGAVTISGIDAYREKYRQVFADFPQNRAELLNRMVVGHHVIDHERVFRAPGADPFEVAAIYTVSDARIVRVDFIK
- the nuoL gene encoding NADH-quinone oxidoreductase subunit L codes for the protein MTAQALLPLIVFGPLAGALIAGLFGSRLGALASQAVTTGLLVLSAVLSWVVFAQWTWGGLQPFTLTIAPFIHVGEFISNWAIRLDGLSAVMLVVVTSVSALVHIYSWGYMAEDPSRPRFFAYLSLFTFAMLALVTAADFMQLFFGWEGVGLASYLLIGFWHHKDSANAASIKAFVVNRVGDFGFALGIMTVFWMFGSIQFAEVFSHIDEIAGSKWRFIGYDWSAVDLAAGLLFIGAMGKSAQFFLHTWLPDAMEGPTPVSALIHAATMVTAGVYMVCLLSPMFEAAPVARDIVTLIGAVTALFAATVGLAQNDIKRVIAYSTCSQLGYMFFAAGVGAYQAAMFHLFTHAFFKALLFLGAGSVIHGMHHEQDMRRMGGLWRYLPVTYAVMTIGTLAITGFGIPSLHLGLAGFYSKDTIIESAWAAASSHGGVAAFAFMVSLIAAGLTAFYSWRLAFMTFHGTPKWAGEGAHGHDDHADAHAHAQDDHGHAHAHDDHGHGHGAHTPHESPASMLAPILLLSLGAIGAGYVFVEKFVGEGRDAFWRGAIYNAPANKVLEHAHHAPAWVLWAPLVVSAIGFAVAWYVYIAREGMGARIAARRGPVWSFLYNKWFFDELYQATFVRAAKLLGDLFWKVGDQKIIDGLGPDGVSAVSYALGRRTGRLQTGFLYHYAFVMLLGVAGLLTFALWAWRA
- the nuoK gene encoding NADH-quinone oxidoreductase subunit NuoK, with protein sequence MIGLSHYLAVAAILFTIGVFGIFVNRKNIIVILMSIELILLAVNINFVAFSAFLHNAVGQIYAMFILTVAAAEAAVGLAILVTFFRNRGDIAVDDASVMKG
- the nuoE gene encoding NADH-quinone oxidoreductase subunit NuoE, coding for MSVRRLAANQPDSFAFSAESLKQVKWWIAKFPEGRQQSAVIPLLWLVQKQQGWVSEPSIRLVAETLGMPVIRVYEIATFYTMFMLEPVGSHALVQVCGTTPCMLRGANDLKAVCQRRFGDRDHLSADGKVTWQEVECLGACSNAPMAAINDYYYEDLTPETFEQVLDEFIAGKPRAPGSVIGRQGSAPEGGAKVLSDPSLYDGSAAKALKSIPNAEPKKRGKAKEAAQ
- the nuoH gene encoding NADH-quinone oxidoreductase subunit NuoH; the encoded protein is MDAAQSFWATPGGWTLITFLQILAVLGWLLMSLAFFMYGDRKIWAGVQMRKGPNVVGPFGLLQSFADLIKFILKEIVIPDGADKFVFLLAPVLTFALALVGWAVIPLAPGWVVSDINVGVLYLFAISSLGVYGIIMGGWASNSKYPFLGSLRSAAQMVSYEVSIGFVIITVILLAGTMNLTQIVEKQAGGFWNWNVFGGGLQNLPIAIIMIPMSVIFFISALAETNRPPFDLPEAESELVAGYQVEYSSSPFLLFMIGELANIVLMCAMISILFFGGWQAPVDLAFVREWSPTAQSFYGFMWLFLKIIFFFFLFAMVKAIVPRYRYDQLMRLGWKVFLPISLVAVVLVAGWRVLGHPGA
- the nuoI gene encoding NADH-quinone oxidoreductase subunit NuoI: MLNRISQAIRGAALSDFIGAFGMAMVYMVRPKATVIYPYERGPQSPRFRGEHALRRYPSGEERCIACKLCEAICPAQAITIEAEPREDGSRRTTRYDIDMVKCIYCGLCQEACPVDAIVEGPNIEFAVETREELYYDKERLLDNGDRWEREIAKNLELDAPYR
- the nuoG gene encoding NADH-quinone oxidoreductase subunit NuoG — translated: MPKAKVNGVEVEFEPGMTVLQVAELAGEEIPRFCYHERLSIAGNCRMCLVEVKPGPPKPQASCALPAADNQEIFTNTPMVKKAREGVMEFLLINHPLDCPICDQGGECDLQDQAMGYGRDDSRFALNKRAVEEKAMGPLINTVMTRCIQCTRCVRFITEVAGVPEIGLISRGEDVEITTYLGSAVTSELSGNVIDLCPVGALTSKPYAFNARPWELKKTETVDVMDAMGAAIRVDSRGPAVLRVLPRINEDVNEEWISDKTRFAVDGLSRQRLDSPYIRENGRLRPATWAEALALAAERLSKAKPDRIGAIAGDLQDAESMKATVDLFRALGSANTDCRQDGMALGAGPRESWLFNAGIAGLDETDAILLVGTNPRFEAPVLNARLRRRWLAGDLAVGLVGEAADLTYDYEHLGDTAAALTALAKSRSGFAKVLKGAKSPALVIGAGALSGPNGAAVAHAAAQLAKAFGMSWNVLHTAASRVGGLDMGFVPGEGGLDARAMTAKGALDVLFLLGADEIDLSASDAFRIYLGSHGDAGAHAADLILPGAAYTEKDGLYVNLEGRVQMGQRAVFPKGEAREDWTILRALSERLGKTLPYDSLDQLRARLFAEHPTFGQIDWAPRGQAYLSAIGAQGDLGNAPLASAVKAFHLTNPVARASVTMAECAALAAGPAKLAAE
- the nuoF gene encoding NADH-quinone oxidoreductase subunit NuoF: MVGILEDKDRIFTNLYGLHDWGLEGAKRRGAWNGTRLILEQSPEWVCDQVKASGLRGRGGAGFSTGLKWTFMPKSEGERPHYLVINADESEPGTCKDREILRNDPHLLIEGALIASYAIRAHACYIYIRGEYVHERERLEAAIKQAYEAKLIGKGNVHGWDFDLFVTHGGGAYICGDETALMESLEGKKGQPRLKPPFPAGAGIYGCPTTINNVESISVVGTILRRGASWFAGFGRPNNTGTKLMAISGHVNQPCVVEETMSIPLKQLLEDHCGGVRGGWGNLKAVIPGGSSVRMIPAHEAETALMDFDSLSSLKSGLGTAAVIVMDQSTDIVRAIARLSYFYKHESCGQCTPCREGTGWMWRVMERMATGEADMKEIDMLLDVASQIEGHTICGLGDAAAWPIQGLFRHFRHEVEERITNYRAGRPHVQGASLQAAE